A window of the Capricornis sumatraensis isolate serow.1 chromosome 9, serow.2, whole genome shotgun sequence genome harbors these coding sequences:
- the POU4F3 gene encoding POU domain, class 4, transcription factor 3: protein MMAMNAKQPFGMHPVLQEPKFSSLHSGSEAMRRVCLPAPQLQGNIFGSFDESLLARAEALAAVDIVSHGKSHPFKPDATYHTMSSVPCTSTSSTVPISHPAALTSHPHHAVHQGLEGDLLEHISPTLSVSGLGAPEHSVMPAQIHPHHLGAMGHLHQAMGMSHPHAVAPHSAMPACLSDVESDPRELEAFAERFKQRRIKLGVTQADVGAALANLKIPGVGSLSQSTICRFESLTLSHNNMIALKPVLQAWLEEAEAAYREKNSKPELFNGSERKRKRTSIAAPEKRSLEAYFAIQPRPSSEKIAAIAEKLDLKKNVVRVWFCNQRQKQKRMKYSAVH from the exons ATGATGGCCATGAACGCCAAGCAGCCTTTCGGCATGCACCCGGTGCTTCAAGAACCCAAATTCTCCAGCCTGCACTCCGGCTCCGAGGCCATGCGCCGAGTCTGTCTCCCAGCCCCCCAG CTGCAGGGTAATATATTTGGAAGCTTTGATGAGAGCCTGCTGGCACGCGCCGAAGCTCTGGCGGCGGTGGATATCGTCTCCCACGGCAAGAGCCATCCGTTCAAGCCCGACGCCACCTACCATACCATGAGCAGCGTGCCCTGCACGTCCACTTCGTCCACCGTGCCCATCTCCCACCCGGCCGCGCTCACCTCGCACCCGCACCACGCCGTGCACCAGGGCCTCGAGGGCGACTTACTAGAGCACATCTCGCCCACGCTGAGCGTGAGCGGCTTGGGCGCCCCCGAGCACTCGGTGATGCCGGCCCAGATCCACCCGCACCACCTGGGCGCCATGGGCCACCTGCATCAGGCCATGGGCATGAGCCACCCACATGCCGTGGCGCCTCATAGCGCTATGCCTGCCTGCCTCAGCGACGTGGAGTCGGACCCGCGAGAGCTCGAGGCCTTCGCTGAGCGCTTCAAGCAGCGGCGCATCAAGCTAGGGGTGACCCAGGCGGACGTGGGTGCGGCCCTGGCCAACCTCAAGATCCCCGGCGTCGGCTCGCTCAGCCAGAGCACCATCTGCAGGTTCGAGTCTCTCACTCTCTCGCACAACAACATGATTGCGCTCAAGCCGGTGCTCCAGGCCTGGCTGGAGGAAGCCGAGGCCGCCTATCGAGAGAAAAATAGCAAGCCGGAGCTCTTCAATGGCAGTGAGAGAAAGCGCAAACGCACGTCCATCGCGGCGCCGGAGAAGCGCTCGCTGGAGGCCTACTTTGCAATCCAGCCGCGGCCCTCATCCGAAAAGATCGCGGCCATCGCCGAGAAACTGGACCTTAAAAAGAACGTGGTGAGGGTCTGGTTCTGCAAccagagacagaaacagaaacGAATGAAGTACTCGGCTGTCCACTGA